The window AACTACCAGACCTTCGTGGAGGAAATCCCCCAGCACCCCCCCAACGAAAGCCGCATGCTGGTGGACAAGTTCCACGAGAAGAACACGTACTTCATCTGCCTGAACGATGCCCGGCTCGTCGGGATGCTGGCCATGTGCGACGAGCGCCCTTTCTCTCTCGACCAGAAACTGGACGACCTTGACACGTACCTCCCCGCCGGCTGCTCGGTGTGCGAGTTCCGCCTGCTCGCCGTCGCCCCGGACTACCGGCACACCTCGGTGTTCGCGGGGCTCTTCAAGTTGGCCGCCAAGCAGTGCATCAAGCGCGGGCGAAACCTCGGCATCATCTCGGGCACGACCCGGCAGGTCAAGCTTTACCGGCGGATGGGATTCACCCCCTTCGGGCCGCTGGTCGGGGCGGACGGCGCCAAGTTCCAGCCCATGTACGTCACCCTGGACCGGATCTCGGAGACCCTGGAAAGCGTGGAGAACGACCGCCGGCGGAGGCTGGTGAGCTTTCTGCCCGGTCCCGTCAACATCCGCCAGGACGTCCGGGATTGTTTCGCCACGCCGGCCGAGTCCCACCGGTCCGCCAAGTTCATGAAAATGATGGCCGAGACCAAGGAACTCCTCTGCCGGGTCACCCGGGCTTCCCGGGTGGAGATCACCGTGGGGAGCGGGACCCTGGCCAACGACATGGTCGGCGCCCAGATCCGGCTCCTCGAAAGCCGCGGCCTGCTGCTGACCAACGGGGAGTTCGGCGCCCGCCTGATCGACCATGCCGAGCGTCACGGCCTGGCATTCGACACCCTGTCGGCCGAGTGGGGGAAACCCTACGACTACGATGGCATCGACGCCCACCTGGGGGCCCACCCCGAGATCCGGTGGATGTGGAGCACCCACTGCGAGACGTCCACCGGGGTGCTCAACGATCTGGCCCGGTTGTCGGGGATTGCCGAGCGCCACGACGTCAGGCTCTGCATGGACTGCACCAGTTCCCTCGGCGTGGTCCCCCTGGACTTCAGCCGGCTGTGGCTGGCCTCCAGCGTCTCCGGCAAGGGCCTCGGGGCGTTCCCTGGCCTCTCCATGGTCTTCTGCAACCACGAGATTCACAGCGACCGACGGATCCCCCGCTACCTGGACCTCGGGTACTACACGGCCAACGAGGGGGTCCCCTTCACCCACTCCTCGAACCTGATGTCGGCCCTGAACTCGGCGGTTCGCCACATGCTCTCCAACCCGCCCTACGAGGTCATCCAGCGCCGGAACCAGCGGCTGAGGGAGGAGCTTTTCCGCCTCGGCTTCGACGTCATGTCACCGCCCGAGTACTCGTCCCCCGCCGTGATCAGCATCATCGTCCCCCCGCCGGCGTCGTCCATGGCCATCGGCGAAGACCTGGAGCGCCAGGGGCATCTCCTGAGCTACCGGAGCGCCTACCTCCAGCAGCGCAACATCATCCAGATCTGCCTGATGGGGGAGAACGACGACGAGCACTTCCAGGATATGCTCTACTCCCTGATCCGGGTCGCCGCGAAACATCACGTGAAGCATTGATTTCTTCTTGATTTCCTCCCTTTTTCCTGTAAGATGACCGGTTTATTTTTTCAGCCGGCGGCATGCCGCGCACCCGGGGGAGGTGCCGGTTCTCCCGGCAACCCTGGGGAGAGGACTTGAAGGAACTCGAAGGCTGCGTCGATCTGCACTTGCACACCACCCGGTCCGACGGCACCATGACGCCGGCCGAGGTGGTCCAGTACGCCCGGATGAAAGGCCTGCGCGCCATCGCCATCACCGACCACGACACGGTCGGCGGGAACGAGGAAGCGATTGCGGAAGGCCGCAGGCTGGGGGTCGAGGTCATCCCCGGGGTCGAACTGAGCATCGCTTTCCAGCCCGGCGAGTTCCACCTGCTGGGTTACTTCATCGATTACGAGAGCCGGGAGCTGCAGCGGTCCCTGGGCAGCCTCCGTGAACACCGGCGGATGCGGAACCCCCAGATCGTCCAGAAGCTGGCGCAGATGGGAATCGCCCTGAACCTGCAGGACATCCAGCGGGTGTCCCCCAACGAGAACGTGGGGAGGCCTCACATCGCCGCCGCCATGGTGGAAGCCGGGTACGTCCAGTCGGTCCAGGAGGCGTTTGACCGCTACCTCAAGAAGGACGGCCCGGCGTACGTCCCCAAGGAGTACCTCACCCCCGAGCAGGGGATCGCCATGATCCACCGGCACGGGGGCATCCCCGTCCTGGCCCACCCCCACACGCTGGAAATCGGGACCCTGGAGAAGATCGGCGGCATCCTCGAGCGCCTCTGCACCTACGGCCTGATGGGGATCGAGGTGTGGTACAGCGGGAACTCCCCCCGCAAGTCCGCCATCTACAAGAGCCTGGCGACCCGTCACGGCCTCTGCATGACCGGCGGGAGCGATTTCCACGGCGACGTCAAGCCGGGCATCGAACTCGGGACGGGCCGCGGACGCCTGAAGCTCTCCTATTCCATCGTGGTCGAATTGAAAAAGCGGCTCCCCGACACCCACCCCCTCTTCGAGAGACCGTTCCGGCGCCTGTGGGAACTGCTGCACATCTGAACTTCCCCGGGAGGACACCCCCATGGATCTCGCGAAACTGTTTCCGCGCATTCTGAAGCCGGCCCTCGGTTGCACGGAACCGGTCGCCGTGGGCCTCGCCGTCGCCGCCGCGGTCCGGGAGGCGGCCGGGTGCGGCCCCGGCGGCGGGCCGGCGTACGTGCCCCCGGCCGGTGAGCGGCTGCAGTCGATCCGGGTGCGGGTCAACCGGAATGTCTTCAAGAACGCCTTCTCGATCCTGATCCCCAACGCCGAGGGGCACAAGGGGATCGTCATGGCCGCCGCCCTGGGCGCCCTCTGCGACCCGGCCCTCGATCTGCAGCTCTTCCGCTCCCTCGGGCACGATCACATCACGTCGGCCCTCCACCTGATGGACGAAGACCGGGTGAAGGTGGACCTGGCGGAGAACGTCGACACCGACCTCTTCATCGAGGCGGTTGTGTCACTGGCTCTCGACGACGGGGCCCACGAGGGTGAATGCCTTATCCGCGACCGGCACTCCAACATCGTCCGCCTGGCCCGGGACGGCCGGGAGACCTTCCGGCGGGACGCGCCCGGCGAGACCACGGCGCCCGAGGAGGACCCCGGCTTTGCGGAGCTGTACGCCCTGCGCTTCGCCGACCTCCCCCCCTTGGCCCGTGACCTCCCCGAACCGGTCCGGGACCTTCTGCGCCGGACGGTCGAACTCAACACCGTGGCCTGCGAGGCGGGCCTTGCACAGCCCCTCGGCCTGGGGGCGGGCTTCTTCGGGCTCTCCGCCGGGGACGGCGACCGGCGTACCCCGGACGTGGCCAGCTTAACGGCCGCCGGCAGCGACGCCCGCATGTCGGGATTCCCCGTGGAGGTCATGAGTTCGGCCGGCTCGGGCAACCAGGGGATCATCGCGACGGTACCCGTGGCGGCCTTCGCCCGGGCGAACGGCATCCCCGAAGACCTTCTCCTCGAGGCAGTGGCGCTCTCCCACCTCGTGACCATGCACCTGGCCCTGCACGTGGGCTACCTCTCCGCATTGT of the Acidobacteriota bacterium genome contains:
- a CDS encoding aminotransferase class V-fold PLP-dependent enzyme, with amino-acid sequence MSLWNLDFKIATEPGEFEQIHRLNYQTFVEEIPQHPPNESRMLVDKFHEKNTYFICLNDARLVGMLAMCDERPFSLDQKLDDLDTYLPAGCSVCEFRLLAVAPDYRHTSVFAGLFKLAAKQCIKRGRNLGIISGTTRQVKLYRRMGFTPFGPLVGADGAKFQPMYVTLDRISETLESVENDRRRRLVSFLPGPVNIRQDVRDCFATPAESHRSAKFMKMMAETKELLCRVTRASRVEITVGSGTLANDMVGAQIRLLESRGLLLTNGEFGARLIDHAERHGLAFDTLSAEWGKPYDYDGIDAHLGAHPEIRWMWSTHCETSTGVLNDLARLSGIAERHDVRLCMDCTSSLGVVPLDFSRLWLASSVSGKGLGAFPGLSMVFCNHEIHSDRRIPRYLDLGYYTANEGVPFTHSSNLMSALNSAVRHMLSNPPYEVIQRRNQRLREELFRLGFDVMSPPEYSSPAVISIIVPPPASSMAIGEDLERQGHLLSYRSAYLQQRNIIQICLMGENDDEHFQDMLYSLIRVAAKHHVKH
- a CDS encoding PHP domain-containing protein, which encodes MKELEGCVDLHLHTTRSDGTMTPAEVVQYARMKGLRAIAITDHDTVGGNEEAIAEGRRLGVEVIPGVELSIAFQPGEFHLLGYFIDYESRELQRSLGSLREHRRMRNPQIVQKLAQMGIALNLQDIQRVSPNENVGRPHIAAAMVEAGYVQSVQEAFDRYLKKDGPAYVPKEYLTPEQGIAMIHRHGGIPVLAHPHTLEIGTLEKIGGILERLCTYGLMGIEVWYSGNSPRKSAIYKSLATRHGLCMTGGSDFHGDVKPGIELGTGRGRLKLSYSIVVELKKRLPDTHPLFERPFRRLWELLHI
- a CDS encoding serine dehydratase subunit alpha family protein, encoding MDLAKLFPRILKPALGCTEPVAVGLAVAAAVREAAGCGPGGGPAYVPPAGERLQSIRVRVNRNVFKNAFSILIPNAEGHKGIVMAAALGALCDPALDLQLFRSLGHDHITSALHLMDEDRVKVDLAENVDTDLFIEAVVSLALDDGAHEGECLIRDRHSNIVRLARDGRETFRRDAPGETTAPEEDPGFAELYALRFADLPPLARDLPEPVRDLLRRTVELNTVACEAGLAQPLGLGAGFFGLSAGDGDRRTPDVASLTAAGSDARMSGFPVEVMSSAGSGNQGIIATVPVAAFARANGIPEDLLLEAVALSHLVTMHLALHVGYLSALCGVAVKAGIGAACGLVRLMGGTVEDMERALKIMVATLSGMICDGAKAGCALKVSSSADMALRSAQLALRKIEVPDDNGIVAPTADETIRNLAALGKSMETADDKILAIMQSKLQ